A single genomic interval of Ramlibacter pinisoli harbors:
- a CDS encoding NAD(P)H-dependent oxidoreductase, with translation MNFLTHYAAARRPVETCVVGSGGFGRSFLAQALRIPLVKCRVAVDREAGIAADALRSIGLSRDQFAVCETPEQAAAAWQRGLHIAAGDVSVVLGLPLDLLIEATGHPEAGARHARLAIEAGLHVALTSKEVDSVVGPGLAYLAQQKGRVVTPVDGDQPSLLIGLVTWAQTLGLEIVAAGKSSEYDFVFDAKAEVIESNGQRIPAPGFADLWTLGRGEVQSLARARAEACAALPQRAVPDLCELLVVANSTGLVNDRKDLHAPIARITEVPTTLVPREAGGLLAQPGTLDVFHCLRAPDEVSLAGGVFVVVRCDDEETWRLLDGKGHVLSRDKKHAMLSVPRHLLGLEAAISVLDAVVHGRSSGAQQPRPVLDLVARATRTLKAGTRLEMGGHHHNIAGTVAELIPAAPLGDDAPVPFYLAANRTLVRDVAAGEPICLADIAVEAGSELLALRRQQDAQFFPQGR, from the coding sequence ATGAATTTCCTGACCCACTACGCCGCCGCGCGCCGCCCCGTGGAGACCTGCGTCGTCGGCAGCGGCGGCTTCGGCCGCAGCTTCCTGGCGCAGGCGCTGCGCATCCCCCTGGTGAAGTGCCGCGTGGCGGTGGACCGCGAGGCCGGCATCGCCGCCGACGCCCTGCGGTCCATCGGCCTGTCGCGCGACCAGTTCGCCGTCTGCGAGACGCCCGAGCAGGCGGCCGCCGCCTGGCAGCGCGGCCTGCACATCGCCGCCGGCGACGTGTCGGTCGTCCTCGGCCTGCCGCTGGACCTGTTGATCGAGGCCACCGGCCACCCGGAAGCGGGCGCGCGCCATGCGCGCCTGGCGATCGAGGCCGGCCTGCACGTCGCGCTGACCTCCAAGGAGGTGGACAGCGTGGTCGGCCCCGGGCTGGCCTACCTGGCGCAGCAGAAGGGGCGGGTCGTGACGCCGGTGGACGGCGACCAGCCCTCGCTGCTGATCGGCCTGGTCACCTGGGCGCAGACGCTGGGCCTGGAAATCGTCGCGGCCGGCAAGTCCAGCGAGTACGACTTCGTCTTCGATGCGAAGGCCGAGGTCATCGAGAGCAACGGCCAGCGCATCCCCGCGCCCGGTTTCGCCGACCTGTGGACGCTGGGCCGTGGCGAGGTGCAGAGCCTGGCGCGCGCCCGTGCCGAGGCCTGCGCTGCGCTGCCGCAGCGCGCGGTGCCCGACCTGTGCGAACTGCTGGTGGTGGCCAACTCCACCGGCCTCGTCAACGACCGCAAGGACCTGCACGCGCCCATCGCCCGCATCACCGAGGTGCCGACCACCCTCGTGCCGCGCGAGGCGGGCGGCCTGCTGGCGCAGCCCGGCACGCTGGACGTGTTCCACTGCCTGCGCGCGCCGGACGAAGTGAGCCTGGCGGGCGGCGTGTTCGTGGTCGTGCGCTGCGACGACGAGGAGACCTGGCGCCTGCTCGACGGCAAGGGCCACGTCCTCAGCCGCGACAAGAAGCACGCGATGCTGTCCGTCCCGCGCCACCTGCTGGGGCTGGAGGCGGCCATCAGCGTGCTCGATGCCGTCGTGCACGGCCGCTCCAGCGGCGCGCAGCAGCCCCGGCCGGTGCTGGACCTGGTCGCCCGCGCCACCCGGACGCTGAAGGCCGGCACCCGGCTGGAGATGGGCGGCCATCACCACAACATCGCCGGGACCGTGGCCGAGCTGATCCCGGCCGCGCCGCTGGGCGACGATGCGCCGGTGCCGTTCTACCTGGCCGCCAACCGCACGCTGGTGCGCGACGTGGCCGCCGGCGAGCCGATCTGCCTGGCCGACATCGCCGTCGAGGCCGGCTCCGAACTGCTGGCGCTGCGCCGCCAGCAGGATGCCCAGTTCTTCCCGCAGGGCCGCTGA
- a CDS encoding GntR family transcriptional regulator, producing MTSLPEDRGTRTMVAARRLRELIVSGALAPGQRITERLVSHQLDGMSRTPLREAFKVLEAEGLVRIEPNRGAVVTSLSVDEVAAAIEVIIGLETLAAEPACERITDAGLAAIEELHARMEQAWRDGDLMAYFQLNQTIHQRLVDAAGNPVLSRIYASECARVQRYRYAGNQQHARWERAVQEHAAMLDALRQRAGAVLRELLRQHHRNGWVVSRQVLQTRDAAPAAAQVAPPPRGRKAAVH from the coding sequence ATGACCTCCCTTCCGGAAGACCGCGGCACGCGCACCATGGTGGCGGCCCGCCGGTTGCGCGAATTGATCGTCTCGGGCGCGCTGGCGCCCGGCCAGCGCATCACCGAGCGGCTGGTATCGCACCAGCTGGACGGCATGTCGCGCACGCCCCTGCGCGAGGCGTTCAAGGTCCTGGAGGCCGAGGGCCTGGTGCGCATCGAGCCGAACCGCGGCGCCGTCGTCACGTCGCTGTCGGTCGACGAAGTGGCCGCCGCCATCGAGGTCATCATCGGACTGGAGACCCTGGCGGCCGAGCCGGCCTGCGAGCGCATCACCGACGCCGGGCTCGCCGCGATCGAGGAGTTGCATGCACGCATGGAGCAGGCCTGGCGCGACGGCGACCTCATGGCCTACTTCCAGCTGAACCAGACCATCCACCAGCGCCTGGTGGACGCCGCGGGCAACCCGGTGCTCTCGCGCATCTACGCCAGCGAGTGCGCGCGGGTCCAGCGCTACCGCTATGCCGGCAACCAGCAGCACGCGCGCTGGGAACGCGCGGTGCAGGAGCACGCCGCGATGCTGGACGCACTGCGCCAGCGCGCCGGCGCCGTGCTGCGGGAACTCCTGCGCCAGCACCACCGCAACGGCTGGGTCGTCTCCCGCCAGGTGCTGCAGACGCGCGACGCGGCGCCGGCAGCGGCGCAGGTGGCCCCGCCCCCGCGGGGCCGCAAGGCCGCCGTGCACTGA
- a CDS encoding LysR family transcriptional regulator, with product MSQPLVELRLWRQFVAVAETLHFGRAAMRLHMTQPPLTQAIAQLERLLGVRLFERTKRSVQLTEAGAALLPQARDLLARAQALPVQARAVADGEAGRLRLGFVSTAGFSLLPGWVRGFRAEHPRVQLELVEATGDVQLPALERGDLDAGFLLHSPGFAPASLEYLRVQVEPLVLAIPEQHPLATARALALPRVLAEPLVMFPRRILPSLHDAVFGLYHAAGREPQVTQEAIQMQTIVNLVSAGLGLAWVPRSVREFQRQGVVYRSVGGARSPVPLAETSLAWRAQPPAALERFLAFAKRQARTAG from the coding sequence ATGAGCCAGCCCCTCGTCGAGCTGCGCCTGTGGCGCCAGTTCGTGGCCGTCGCCGAGACCCTGCATTTCGGCCGAGCCGCGATGCGCCTGCACATGACGCAGCCGCCGCTCACCCAGGCGATCGCCCAGCTCGAGCGTCTGCTGGGCGTGCGCCTGTTCGAGCGCACCAAGCGCAGCGTCCAGCTGACCGAGGCCGGTGCGGCGCTGCTGCCGCAGGCGCGTGACCTGCTGGCGCGGGCCCAGGCCCTGCCGGTGCAGGCGCGCGCGGTGGCCGACGGCGAGGCCGGGCGGCTGCGCCTGGGCTTCGTGTCGACCGCCGGCTTCAGCCTGCTGCCCGGCTGGGTGCGCGGCTTTCGCGCCGAGCACCCGCGCGTGCAGCTGGAGCTGGTCGAGGCCACCGGCGACGTGCAACTGCCCGCGCTCGAGCGCGGCGACCTCGATGCCGGCTTCCTGCTGCACTCGCCCGGTTTCGCACCGGCCAGCCTGGAATACCTGCGGGTGCAGGTCGAGCCGCTGGTGCTGGCCATCCCCGAGCAGCACCCGCTCGCCACGGCGCGCGCCCTGGCGCTGCCCCGTGTGCTGGCCGAGCCGCTGGTGATGTTCCCGCGCCGCATCCTGCCCTCGCTGCACGACGCCGTGTTCGGCCTGTACCACGCGGCCGGGCGCGAGCCGCAGGTCACGCAGGAGGCGATCCAGATGCAGACCATCGTCAACCTGGTGTCGGCCGGCCTGGGCCTGGCCTGGGTGCCGCGCAGCGTGCGCGAGTTCCAGCGCCAGGGCGTGGTCTACCGCAGCGTGGGCGGCGCGCGCTCGCCGGTGCCGCTGGCCGAGACCAGCCTGGCGTGGCGCGCCCAGCCGCCGGCCGCACTGGAGCGGTTCCTGGCCTTCGCGAAGCGGCAGGCGCGGACGGCGGGCTGA
- the ilvD gene encoding dihydroxy-acid dehydratase produces MAEQKIQLHLRSDNITQGKSRAPNRSMYYGMGYKETDFGKPMVGVANGHSTITPCNSGLQKLADAAVQGILDAGGNPQIFGTPTISDGMAMGTEGMKYSLVSREVIADCIETCVQGQWMDGVVVVGGCDKNMPGGMMGMLRANVPAIYVYGGTILPGKWKGQDLNIVSVFEAVGQNAAGKISDQDLKEIEQRAIPGTGSCGGMYTANTMSSAFEALGLSLPYSSTMANPHDEKQNSARESAKVLIEAIRKDIKPRDIVTKKALENAVAVIMATGGSTNAVLHFLAIAHAAGVEWTIDDFERIRKRTPVICDLKPSGKYLAVDLHQAGGIPQVMKVLLKAGLLHGDCLTITGKTIAETLADVPDAPRADQDVIRPIDKPMYQEGHLAILKGNLSPEGAVAKITGLKNPVITGPARVFDDEQSALQAILDGKIKAGDVMVLRYLGPKGGPGMPEMLAPTGALIGAGLGESVGLITDGRFSGGTWGMVVGHVAPEAAAGGTIAFVNEGDSITIDAHKLLLELNVPEAEIARRKAGWTAPAPRYTRGVQAKFAFNASSASKGAVLDLY; encoded by the coding sequence ATGGCCGAACAGAAGATCCAGCTGCACCTGCGCAGCGACAACATCACGCAGGGCAAGTCCCGCGCGCCCAACCGCTCCATGTACTACGGCATGGGCTACAAGGAGACCGACTTCGGCAAGCCCATGGTGGGCGTGGCCAACGGCCACAGCACCATCACGCCGTGCAACAGCGGCCTGCAGAAGCTGGCCGACGCGGCCGTGCAGGGCATCCTGGACGCCGGCGGCAACCCGCAGATCTTCGGCACGCCCACCATCAGCGACGGCATGGCCATGGGCACCGAGGGCATGAAGTACAGCCTGGTCAGCCGCGAGGTCATCGCCGACTGCATCGAGACCTGCGTGCAGGGCCAGTGGATGGACGGCGTGGTGGTGGTCGGCGGCTGCGACAAGAACATGCCCGGCGGCATGATGGGCATGCTGCGCGCCAACGTGCCGGCCATCTACGTCTACGGCGGCACCATCCTGCCGGGCAAGTGGAAGGGTCAGGACCTGAACATCGTCAGCGTGTTCGAGGCGGTGGGCCAGAACGCCGCCGGCAAGATCAGCGACCAGGACCTCAAGGAGATCGAGCAGCGCGCCATTCCCGGCACCGGCTCGTGCGGCGGCATGTACACCGCCAACACCATGAGCTCGGCCTTCGAGGCGCTGGGGCTGTCGCTGCCCTACTCGTCCACCATGGCCAACCCGCACGACGAGAAGCAGAACTCGGCGCGCGAATCGGCCAAGGTCCTGATCGAGGCGATCAGGAAGGACATCAAGCCGCGCGACATCGTGACCAAAAAGGCGCTGGAGAACGCCGTGGCCGTGATCATGGCCACGGGCGGCTCCACCAACGCGGTGCTGCACTTCCTGGCCATCGCGCACGCCGCCGGGGTGGAGTGGACCATCGACGACTTCGAGCGCATCCGCAAGCGCACGCCGGTGATCTGCGACCTCAAGCCCTCGGGCAAGTACCTCGCGGTCGACCTGCACCAGGCCGGCGGCATCCCGCAGGTGATGAAGGTGCTGCTCAAGGCCGGCCTGCTGCACGGCGACTGCCTGACCATCACCGGCAAGACCATCGCCGAGACGCTGGCCGACGTGCCGGATGCGCCGCGCGCCGACCAGGACGTGATCCGCCCCATCGACAAGCCGATGTACCAGGAAGGCCACCTGGCCATCCTGAAGGGCAACCTGTCGCCCGAGGGCGCGGTGGCCAAGATCACCGGCCTGAAGAACCCGGTGATCACCGGGCCGGCGCGCGTGTTCGACGACGAGCAGTCGGCGCTGCAGGCCATCCTGGACGGCAAGATCAAGGCCGGCGACGTGATGGTGCTGCGCTACCTGGGCCCCAAGGGCGGTCCCGGCATGCCCGAGATGCTGGCTCCCACCGGCGCGCTGATCGGCGCCGGCCTGGGCGAGAGCGTGGGCCTGATCACCGACGGCCGCTTCTCCGGCGGCACCTGGGGCATGGTGGTCGGCCACGTGGCGCCGGAAGCGGCGGCCGGCGGCACCATCGCCTTCGTGAACGAGGGCGACTCCATCACCATCGATGCGCACAAGCTCCTGCTGGAGCTGAACGTGCCCGAGGCCGAGATCGCCAGGCGCAAGGCCGGCTGGACAGCCCCGGCGCCGCGCTACACCCGCGGCGTGCAGGCCAAGTTCGCGTTCAACGCGAGCAGCGCCAGCAAGGGCGCGGTGCTGGACCTGTACTAG
- a CDS encoding FAD-dependent oxidoreductase, with the protein MDTTSVWRGTARGPGFALLQGDVQCDVLVVGGGITGVTTALLLAGQGRKVVLLEADEIGSGATGHSTGNLYVTTSQGLADIASRWDAAVAREVVARRKAAIDFIEVQSRQLPQVLFTRCPLVLYVREASGQDRVEQERRALAAAGCLVRMEDTLPAGLPPPVGPALVLDDQAQLQPQAYVAALAQRAAQAGVSVHEHSRVIDLDRASRTASTASGSVRAGEIVLATHSPKGFHLVQAEMPVHREYAVAFEAGAADPGAGIYWWQGDEGLSIRMLSHEGQRYLIAVGPEQKTGTHNAKAALMAVEHIATSHLEPGRAVFRWSAQNYRSHDGLPSIGRDHTGCFVATGFSTDGLTWGTVAAQAIAAELAGRQDAFAERCAPGRFTPVKGAGALAEETATTAKALAQGWLTRGQHEKLASLAVGDSAIVVAEGESFAAYRAPDGELFAVSPVCTHLGCKVRWNSVETSWDCPCHGSRFRPDGTVIEGPALTPLRRKQLQMG; encoded by the coding sequence ATGGACACCACTTCCGTCTGGCGCGGCACGGCCCGCGGCCCCGGCTTTGCCTTGCTGCAGGGCGACGTGCAGTGCGACGTGCTGGTGGTCGGCGGGGGCATCACCGGCGTGACCACGGCGCTGCTGCTGGCCGGGCAAGGCCGCAAGGTCGTGCTGCTGGAGGCGGACGAGATCGGCAGCGGCGCCACCGGTCACTCCACCGGCAACCTCTACGTCACCACCAGCCAGGGCCTGGCCGACATCGCGTCGCGCTGGGACGCGGCCGTGGCACGCGAGGTGGTCGCGCGGCGCAAGGCGGCCATCGACTTCATCGAGGTCCAGTCGCGCCAGCTGCCGCAGGTCCTCTTCACGCGCTGTCCGCTGGTGCTGTACGTGCGCGAGGCATCCGGGCAGGACCGGGTCGAGCAGGAGCGGCGGGCGCTCGCCGCAGCCGGCTGCCTCGTGCGGATGGAGGACACGCTGCCGGCCGGCCTGCCGCCACCGGTCGGCCCGGCCCTGGTGCTGGACGACCAGGCCCAGTTGCAGCCGCAGGCCTACGTGGCCGCGCTCGCCCAGCGCGCGGCGCAGGCCGGCGTGTCCGTGCACGAGCATTCGCGCGTGATCGACCTCGACAGGGCCAGCCGCACGGCGAGCACCGCGTCGGGCAGCGTGCGCGCCGGCGAGATCGTGCTGGCGACCCACTCGCCCAAGGGCTTCCACCTGGTGCAGGCCGAGATGCCGGTGCACCGCGAGTACGCCGTTGCGTTCGAGGCCGGCGCGGCCGATCCGGGCGCGGGCATCTACTGGTGGCAGGGCGACGAGGGCCTGTCGATCCGCATGCTCAGCCACGAGGGCCAGCGCTACCTCATCGCGGTGGGACCGGAGCAGAAGACCGGCACCCACAATGCCAAGGCCGCGCTGATGGCCGTCGAGCACATCGCCACCAGCCACCTTGAGCCCGGCCGGGCGGTGTTCCGCTGGTCGGCGCAGAACTACCGCAGCCACGACGGCCTGCCCTCCATCGGGCGCGACCACACCGGCTGCTTCGTCGCCACCGGCTTTTCCACCGATGGCCTCACCTGGGGCACGGTGGCGGCACAGGCCATCGCGGCGGAACTGGCGGGCCGACAGGACGCTTTCGCCGAGCGTTGCGCGCCCGGCCGCTTCACGCCCGTCAAGGGCGCCGGCGCGCTGGCCGAGGAAACTGCCACGACCGCCAAGGCCCTGGCGCAAGGCTGGCTGACGCGCGGCCAGCACGAGAAGCTGGCCAGCCTGGCGGTCGGCGACAGCGCCATCGTCGTCGCCGAGGGCGAGAGCTTCGCCGCCTACCGCGCGCCCGACGGCGAGCTGTTCGCCGTCTCGCCCGTGTGCACGCACCTGGGTTGCAAGGTGCGCTGGAACAGCGTGGAGACAAGCTGGGACTGCCCTTGCCACGGCAGCCGGTTCCGGCCCGACGGCACGGTGATCGAGGGGCCGGCGCTCACGCCCTTGCGACGCAAGCAGTTGCAGATGGGCTGA
- a CDS encoding TIGR04438 family Trp-rich protein — protein MLFLLLGLILSGLKYLEMTQVATWPWYVVLAPFGLAVLWWSWADWSGYTKRKAVEKEEARKKARIEKSRDNLGLTPASRRKR, from the coding sequence ATGCTGTTCCTGCTGCTGGGCCTGATCCTGTCGGGCCTCAAGTACCTCGAGATGACCCAGGTCGCCACCTGGCCCTGGTACGTGGTGCTGGCCCCGTTCGGCCTGGCCGTGCTCTGGTGGTCCTGGGCCGACTGGTCCGGCTACACCAAGCGCAAGGCGGTCGAAAAGGAAGAGGCCCGCAAGAAGGCGCGCATCGAGAAGAGCCGCGACAACCTCGGCCTCACCCCCGCCAGCCGCAGGAAGCGCTGA
- a CDS encoding c-type cytochrome, whose product MKRALIVLASAVVMAGPVLADQALATAKNCMTCHAVDKKLVGPAYKEVAAKYAGQKDAADKLAAKIMKGGSGVWGPVPMPANPQVNEAEAKKLAAWVLTQK is encoded by the coding sequence ATGAAGCGTGCGCTGATCGTCCTGGCCTCCGCCGTCGTCATGGCCGGCCCGGTGCTGGCCGACCAGGCCCTGGCCACCGCCAAGAACTGCATGACCTGCCATGCGGTGGACAAGAAACTCGTCGGTCCGGCCTACAAGGAAGTCGCGGCCAAGTACGCCGGCCAGAAGGATGCGGCCGACAAGCTGGCAGCCAAGATCATGAAGGGTGGCTCCGGCGTCTGGGGCCCGGTGCCCATGCCCGCCAACCCGCAGGTCAACGAGGCCGAAGCCAAGAAGCTGGCAGCCTGGGTGCTCACCCAGAAGTGA
- the acs gene encoding acetate--CoA ligase: protein MSAIESVLVENRVFPPPEAAVRGARIAGMAAYEALCQEAERDFEGFWARLARENVQWTKPFTRTLDESNAPFYKWFDDGELNASANCLDRHVGTPVENKTAIVFEADDGAVTRVTYKELLARVGRFANALKAQGIRKGDRVIIYMPMTIEGVVAMQACARIGATHSVVFGGFSAKALNERIIDAGAVAVITANYQMRGGKELPLKAIVDEGVAMGGCDSLKSVLVYMRTPTACNMVAGRDRTFDEVLQGQPDACAPEAVNAEHPLFILYTSGSTGKPKGVQHSTGGYLLWAKLTMDWTFDLRPDDVFWCTADIGWITGHTYVAYGPLAAGATQVIFEGVPTYPNAGRFWQMIERHKVTIFYTAPTAIRSLIKAAETDAAVHPKQSDLSSLRILGSVGEPINPEAWMWYHRNVGGERCPIVDTFWQTETGGHMITPLPGATPLVPGSCTLPLPGIMAAIVDETGKDIPNGAGGMLVVKRPWPSMIRTIWGDPDRFRKSYFPEEMGGRLYLAGDGAVRSADRGYFRITGRIDDVLNVSGHRLGTMEIESALVAKTDLVAEAAVVGRPDDLTGEAVCAFVVLKRPRPVGDEARQIANDLRNWVAKEIGPIAKPKDIRFGDNLPKTRSGKIMRRLLRSIAKGEAITQDTSTLENPAILDQLAERL, encoded by the coding sequence ATGAGTGCCATCGAGTCGGTCCTGGTCGAAAACCGCGTGTTCCCGCCGCCCGAGGCGGCCGTCCGGGGCGCCCGCATCGCCGGCATGGCCGCCTACGAGGCCCTGTGCCAGGAGGCCGAGCGCGACTTCGAGGGCTTCTGGGCCCGCCTCGCACGCGAGAACGTGCAGTGGACCAAGCCCTTCACCCGGACGCTGGATGAGTCGAACGCGCCGTTCTACAAGTGGTTCGACGACGGCGAGCTCAACGCGTCGGCCAACTGCCTGGACCGCCACGTCGGCACGCCGGTGGAGAACAAGACGGCCATCGTCTTCGAGGCCGACGACGGCGCCGTCACCAGGGTCACCTACAAGGAATTGCTGGCCCGCGTGGGCCGCTTCGCCAATGCGCTGAAGGCCCAGGGCATCCGCAAGGGCGACCGCGTCATCATCTACATGCCCATGACCATCGAGGGCGTGGTGGCCATGCAGGCCTGCGCCCGCATCGGCGCCACCCACAGCGTGGTGTTCGGCGGCTTCTCGGCCAAGGCGCTGAACGAACGCATCATCGACGCCGGCGCGGTGGCGGTCATCACGGCCAACTACCAGATGCGCGGCGGCAAGGAGCTGCCGCTCAAGGCCATCGTCGACGAGGGCGTGGCCATGGGCGGCTGCGACTCGCTCAAGTCGGTGCTGGTCTACATGCGCACGCCCACGGCCTGCAACATGGTGGCCGGCCGCGACCGGACCTTCGACGAGGTGCTGCAGGGCCAGCCGGACGCCTGCGCGCCGGAGGCCGTCAACGCCGAGCACCCGCTGTTCATCCTCTACACCTCGGGGTCGACCGGCAAGCCCAAGGGCGTGCAGCACTCCACCGGCGGCTACCTGCTGTGGGCCAAGCTCACCATGGACTGGACGTTCGACCTGCGTCCGGACGACGTGTTCTGGTGCACCGCCGACATCGGCTGGATCACCGGCCACACCTACGTCGCTTACGGGCCGCTGGCGGCCGGCGCCACCCAGGTCATCTTCGAGGGCGTGCCGACCTACCCGAACGCGGGACGCTTCTGGCAGATGATCGAACGGCACAAGGTCACGATCTTCTACACCGCGCCCACCGCCATCCGCTCCCTGATCAAGGCCGCCGAGACCGATGCCGCGGTGCACCCGAAGCAGTCGGACCTGTCGTCGCTGCGCATCCTGGGCAGCGTGGGCGAGCCGATCAACCCGGAGGCCTGGATGTGGTACCACCGGAACGTCGGCGGCGAGCGCTGCCCCATCGTCGACACCTTCTGGCAGACCGAGACCGGCGGCCACATGATCACGCCGCTGCCGGGCGCCACGCCGCTGGTGCCGGGCTCGTGCACGCTGCCGCTGCCGGGCATCATGGCGGCCATCGTCGACGAGACCGGCAAGGACATCCCGAACGGCGCCGGCGGCATGCTGGTGGTCAAGCGGCCGTGGCCGTCCATGATCCGCACCATCTGGGGCGACCCGGACCGCTTCCGCAAGAGCTACTTCCCCGAGGAGATGGGCGGCAGGCTCTATCTGGCGGGCGACGGCGCGGTGCGCAGCGCCGACCGCGGCTACTTCCGCATCACCGGCCGCATCGACGACGTGCTCAACGTCTCGGGCCACCGGCTGGGCACGATGGAGATCGAATCGGCGCTGGTCGCCAAGACCGACCTGGTGGCCGAGGCCGCCGTGGTGGGCCGTCCCGACGACCTGACCGGCGAGGCGGTGTGCGCCTTTGTCGTGCTCAAGCGCCCGCGGCCCGTCGGCGACGAGGCCCGGCAGATCGCCAACGACCTGCGCAACTGGGTGGCCAAGGAGATCGGCCCGATCGCCAAGCCCAAGGACATCCGCTTCGGCGACAACCTGCCCAAGACGCGCAGCGGCAAGATCATGCGTCGCCTCCTGCGCAGCATCGCCAAGGGCGAAGCCATCACCCAGGACACCAGCACATTAGAGAATCCGGCGATCCTCGATCAGCTGGCGGAACGCCTCTGA